GGGTTGTGGCTGCCGCCGGCGGGCGGGTTGGTGCCGTACTGGGTCGCGTAATCGACGGCGGTCTCGACGTGATTGAAGTCCAGCTCATCCCCCCAGGTCTGGACGCCCTCGATCTGGATCGACGCGCGATCCCGCTCGGGCTCCGCGCTGGTCACGACGAAGGTGACCACCAGTGCGACGATCGCGACACCGGCGACGCTGGCGAGCGAGATGCCCAGGATGCGGTTGCGCTTCTCCTTGGCCTGCTGCGCCTTCAGCTTCGCCACTTTCTCGGCACGACGCGCCTCGCGCTGCTGCTTGACGGTCTGATCCTTGGCCACCTTCGGTGGCACGGGGGAGGACTGGTCTTGGTCGCGGGAGGCCACAGAGATTCCTGTCGTTTTCATCGGATTGGGAGTTGCTCGATTATCGCAGTAAAAGCTTGAGGATTCATGTAACGCGTTCGGGCCTCACGGGTGGGCGGTAGCCCGGCGGCAGCGCGGCCGGGTAACAGTCGTGCCGCGCTGGTAACCTGCCCACTATGAAGTACGCCAACAGCGTCATTGATCTCGTGGGCAACACCCCGCTCGTGAAGCTCAACAGTGTGACCAAGGGATACGCCCCCACCATCCTCGTCAAGGTTGAGTACCTCAACCCTGGCGGCTCGTCAAAGGACCGCATCGCCACGCGGATCATCGATGCCGCCGAGCAGGAGGGCCTGTTGAAGCCGGGCGGCACCATCGTCGAACCGACCAGCGGCAACACCGGTGTGGGCCTGGCGCTGGTGGCGCAGCAGCGCGGTTACCGCTGCGTCTTCGTACTGCCGGACAAGGTGGGCGAAGACAAGCGCAACGTGCTCACCGCGTATGGTGCCGAGATCGTGGTGACGCCCACCGCCGTCGCCCCCGACAGCCCCGAGTCGTACTACAGCGTTTCCGACCGCCTGGTGAAGGAGATCCCCGGCGCGTTCAAACCGAACCAGTACGCCAACCAGAACGGCCCGCTCAGCCACTACGAGACCACCGGGCCTGAAATCTGGCGCGACACCGACGGCACGGTCACGCACTTCATCGCCGGCGTCGGCACCGGTGGCACCATCAGCGGCACCGGCAGGTACCTGAAGGAAATGTCGAACGGCGCCGTCACCGTGATCGGCTCCGACCCGGAAGGTTCGGTGTACTCCGGCGGCACCGGTCGCCCATACCTTGTGGAGGGCGTCGGCGAAGACTTCTGGCCGACCGCGTACGACCCCAGCGTGGTCGACGAAATCATCGCGGTATCGGATGCCGAGTCGTTCGAGATGACCCGTCGTCTGGCCCGCGAAGAGGGGCTGCTCGTCGGCGGATCGAGCGGCATGGCCGTGGTATCCGCGCTCAAGGCCGCCGAGAAGCTCGGCCCTGACGACATCATCGTGGTGCTGCTGCCCGATGGCGGCCGCGGCTACCTCGGCAAGATCTTCAACGACAAGTGGATGCAGTCGTACGGCTTCTCCGCGCCCTCGGAAGACCGCACGGTCGGCGACGTGCTGAGCGCCAAGACCGGCAAGCTGCCCGACCTGGTGCACGCGCACCCGAGCGACACCCTGCACGACGTCATCGGCATCATGACCGAGTACGACGTGTCGCAGATGCCCGTGCTGTCGGCCGAACCGCCGGTCGTGATGGGCGAGGTCATCGGCGCGGTCGACGAGCGCTCCCTGCTCGAGTCGATCTTCAGTGGCAAGGCGAAGATGACGGACGCGCTGGACACCTTCGTCGGCCCGCCGCTGAAGCTGATCGGCGTGAACGAGACGCTGGGCGCGGCGCGCACGGCGCTGAGCTCCGCCGATGCCCTACT
This Salinibacterium sp. ZJ450 DNA region includes the following protein-coding sequences:
- a CDS encoding cystathionine beta-synthase, with amino-acid sequence MKYANSVIDLVGNTPLVKLNSVTKGYAPTILVKVEYLNPGGSSKDRIATRIIDAAEQEGLLKPGGTIVEPTSGNTGVGLALVAQQRGYRCVFVLPDKVGEDKRNVLTAYGAEIVVTPTAVAPDSPESYYSVSDRLVKEIPGAFKPNQYANQNGPLSHYETTGPEIWRDTDGTVTHFIAGVGTGGTISGTGRYLKEMSNGAVTVIGSDPEGSVYSGGTGRPYLVEGVGEDFWPTAYDPSVVDEIIAVSDAESFEMTRRLAREEGLLVGGSSGMAVVSALKAAEKLGPDDIIVVLLPDGGRGYLGKIFNDKWMQSYGFSAPSEDRTVGDVLSAKTGKLPDLVHAHPSDTLHDVIGIMTEYDVSQMPVLSAEPPVVMGEVIGAVDERSLLESIFSGKAKMTDALDTFVGPPLKLIGVNETLGAARTALSSADALLVVADGKPAGVLTRHDLLAYLSA
- a CDS encoding DUF3105 domain-containing protein, which translates into the protein MASRDQDQSSPVPPKVAKDQTVKQQREARRAEKVAKLKAQQAKEKRNRILGISLASVAGVAIVALVVTFVVTSAEPERDRASIQIEGVQTWGDELDFNHVETAVDYATQYGTNPPAGGSHNPAWLNCGVYTEPQQNENAVHSLEHGAVWVTYDASAVNEDEVNALRSKLPDSYVLVSPYEGLPSPIVVSAWGAQLAFEDPEDPRLADFIAKYWQNPDLPEAGASCSGAIDGPGKVA